A region from the Cryptosporangium arvum DSM 44712 genome encodes:
- a CDS encoding MFS transporter: MKRARNADGADETGLHRMFDLHALSCAGDALVAVGLAGTIFFSVPVGEARVRVALYLLVTMAPFALLAPLVGPVLDRFRHGRRYALATTMLARGFLAYAIADQLDSWVLYPAAFGVLVMSKSYGVARSAAVPRLLPPRITLVEANARGSLAGTVFGALAGGIGAALAQFGAGWSLRLATVVFLVGMVLSLRLPAGVDSDKPEVLPRVFALLAHKEALRLWNLPVWAAITAGGTLRAVYGFLALFMAFRVRTDDLLLAPLAALGTVVAALACGAFVATLIGTRLKLRRPLLLDAIAVGGVAFGAMVAAVFYSLPALVLLAFATALASGLAKLAVDAVIQERLPDESRASAFAHSETMQQLAWVSGGAAGLIPVSGQWGLFLVALVVAAVTLRVSAWAWAAHRASVAPATAPANEWTATSGAR, from the coding sequence GTGAAGAGGGCCCGCAACGCCGACGGCGCCGACGAGACCGGTCTGCACCGGATGTTCGACCTGCACGCGTTGTCGTGTGCCGGCGACGCCCTGGTCGCGGTCGGGCTGGCCGGCACGATCTTCTTCAGCGTCCCGGTGGGTGAGGCCCGGGTGCGGGTCGCGCTCTACCTGCTCGTCACGATGGCGCCGTTCGCGCTGCTGGCTCCGCTGGTCGGGCCGGTACTCGACCGGTTCCGGCACGGGCGGCGGTACGCGCTGGCCACGACGATGCTGGCCCGCGGATTCCTGGCGTACGCGATCGCCGACCAACTCGACAGCTGGGTGCTCTATCCGGCGGCGTTCGGCGTGCTGGTGATGTCGAAGTCGTACGGTGTGGCCCGCTCGGCCGCGGTACCCCGGCTGCTGCCACCACGCATCACGCTGGTGGAGGCGAACGCACGCGGATCGCTGGCCGGAACGGTCTTCGGCGCGCTGGCCGGCGGAATCGGGGCCGCGCTCGCGCAGTTCGGGGCCGGCTGGTCGCTGCGCCTGGCCACGGTCGTGTTCCTCGTCGGAATGGTGCTCTCGCTGCGCTTGCCGGCCGGCGTCGACTCGGACAAGCCCGAGGTGCTCCCCCGGGTGTTCGCGCTGCTCGCGCACAAAGAGGCACTCCGGCTCTGGAACCTGCCGGTATGGGCCGCGATCACCGCGGGCGGCACGCTCCGGGCGGTGTATGGCTTCCTCGCGCTGTTCATGGCGTTCCGGGTCCGCACCGACGACCTGCTGCTCGCGCCGCTGGCCGCGCTGGGCACGGTGGTGGCCGCGCTGGCCTGCGGCGCGTTCGTCGCGACGCTCATCGGCACCCGCCTCAAACTGCGGAGGCCCCTGCTTCTCGACGCGATCGCGGTGGGCGGGGTCGCGTTCGGCGCGATGGTCGCCGCGGTGTTCTACTCGCTGCCCGCGCTGGTGCTGCTGGCGTTCGCCACCGCGTTGGCCAGCGGGTTGGCGAAGCTCGCGGTGGACGCGGTGATCCAGGAGCGGCTCCCCGACGAGTCCCGGGCCAGCGCGTTCGCACACTCGGAGACCATGCAGCAGCTGGCCTGGGTGAGTGGAGGCGCGGCCGGGCTGATCCCGGTGAGCGGGCAGTGGGGGCTGTTCCTGGTGGCGCTCGTGGTCGCGGCGGTGACGTTGCGGGTGAGCGCCTGGGCGTGGGCCGCGCACCGGGCCTCGGTGGCGCCCGCCACTGCGCCGGCCAATGAGTGGACGGCGACGTCGGGCGCACGCTGA
- a CDS encoding DUF3027 domain-containing protein, which yields MVTGNPEATDQPRPARRASRAVKLDAVCAQATDLALDAAREVGHEMVGEPVGVSADGERLVTHRFAALQPGYSGWYWTVTLARAPRSKHVTISEVALLPGSDALLAPEWVPWSERLRPGDLGVGDLLPTAPDDDRLVPGYVLSDDPELMEVEYEIGFGRPRVMGRLGREETAERWHTSRSGPESDIAKAAPARCGTCGFYLQLAGSLGAVFGACGNLFAPDDGRVVSADHGCGAHSEALVEPAPPVPPAPMALDDDLEVIRTVHTPGSVEDSADAEPLGHG from the coding sequence GTGGTGACCGGGAACCCAGAGGCCACTGACCAACCTCGGCCTGCGCGCCGGGCATCTCGTGCTGTCAAACTCGACGCTGTCTGTGCCCAGGCGACCGACTTGGCCCTCGACGCGGCCCGGGAGGTCGGCCACGAGATGGTCGGCGAGCCGGTCGGCGTCAGCGCCGACGGCGAGCGGCTGGTCACCCATCGGTTCGCGGCCCTGCAGCCGGGTTACTCCGGCTGGTACTGGACGGTCACGCTCGCGCGCGCCCCGCGTTCGAAGCACGTGACGATCAGCGAGGTCGCGCTGCTGCCGGGTTCCGACGCTCTGCTCGCGCCGGAGTGGGTGCCGTGGAGCGAGCGGCTGCGCCCGGGTGACCTCGGCGTCGGTGACCTGCTGCCGACCGCGCCCGACGACGACCGGCTGGTGCCGGGGTACGTGCTCTCCGACGACCCCGAGCTCATGGAGGTCGAGTACGAGATCGGCTTCGGCCGCCCGCGGGTGATGGGCCGGCTCGGTCGCGAAGAGACCGCCGAGCGCTGGCACACCAGCCGCTCCGGCCCGGAGAGCGACATCGCGAAAGCCGCTCCGGCCCGCTGCGGCACGTGCGGCTTCTACCTGCAGCTGGCCGGTTCGCTCGGTGCGGTGTTCGGGGCGTGCGGCAACCTGTTTGCGCCCGACGACGGCCGGGTCGTCTCGGCCGACCACGGCTGCGGCGCCCACTCCGAGGCCCTGGTCGAGCCGGCTCCGCCGGTGCCGCCGGCGCCGATGGCGCTCGACGACGATCTCGAGGTCATCCGCACCGTGCACACGCCGGGCTCGGTGGAGGACTCCGCCGACGCGGAGCCGCTCGGGCACGGGTGA
- a CDS encoding sacsin N-terminal ATP-binding-like domain-containing protein, whose product MPDPFGLSERRAAVLASWAGVATRFREDANAEEELVRGGLGGYADRLVVELAQNASDAAARAGVPGAVRFTYADGVLSVANTGAPLDSSGVDGLTSLRASAKTASGGARRTSTVADAERPAAGPRTVGRFGVGFAAVLAVSDEPSVHSRDGGVRFSAEQTRAEVAALGGAAAEELARRGGAVPVLRLAWPVDSPPPAGFETEVRLPVRPDAVEHVRALLADVEPTLLFAFPGLTRVEIVLDGVERVIERVGAAEHTVSLASDGAVTTWLVATADGEVPPELLAERPLEERAALAHYSTLAAVPLDRGAWVGETVLHAPSPTDEPLSLPVHLAATFPLEVSRRRVAPGALTDWLAARAADTVVALLVAAPPSVEALALVPRPGLGRAPVDAAICSLVLSGLRETPFLPLENVPDESSVSGLPWTDDDLGLLADTFAAAFGTAQPPAAAASTSDASTSDAGSAGGASWERVTPARAVTLVPELAGSASELVAALAGVVPGLLPADWAGRAAAPALDALGVRRLGVADVVEAVAGLDRPAAWWGDLYHALEPSSRDLDALSALPVPLTDGRTVTGVRGTLLPGPDLAALAPATLEPLGLRVVHPDAVGSDLLIRLGARPATVATILADERVRAAVADSIEADDPEPLANAILTLVTAAGVRPGEEPWLAELALPADDDWYPAGELVVPGSALVRVLAGMDTDDAPFGVVDEDFANDVLAAHGPDALPAIGCLTTFTVLEADDLDLVDLMDLDADDADLDLDGLAEWVDAAVDTIDPTGTVGAPPGTRVERFRAIRDLDLVDADQWPAALELLASGPPREVLDAPAYAVTPDGTRIEIQSYSRWWLAREPVLDGRAPGELRTPDAVDLDGLYDVAPDDVDTALLPLLGCRTGLLDAIAADPGDLLHRLADADRTAAPWIVPLVYARIAEALAGARVPAPARVRVAPDAVADTDQVAILDQPWRVDALDGRAPILGGDDPVSVAELLDVPLVSEL is encoded by the coding sequence ATGCCGGACCCGTTCGGCCTTTCCGAGCGCCGGGCGGCTGTTCTCGCCTCGTGGGCCGGTGTCGCGACCCGGTTCCGCGAGGACGCGAACGCCGAGGAGGAACTCGTCCGCGGCGGGCTCGGTGGGTACGCCGACCGGCTCGTGGTGGAGCTCGCCCAGAACGCGTCGGACGCCGCGGCGCGGGCCGGGGTGCCGGGTGCGGTGCGCTTCACGTACGCCGACGGCGTCCTGTCGGTCGCCAACACCGGAGCGCCGCTGGACTCGTCCGGCGTGGACGGGCTCACGTCGCTGCGCGCCTCCGCCAAGACCGCCTCGGGCGGAGCCCGACGAACCAGCACGGTGGCCGACGCCGAGCGCCCGGCCGCCGGTCCGCGCACGGTGGGCCGGTTCGGGGTGGGGTTCGCGGCCGTACTGGCGGTGAGCGACGAGCCGTCGGTGCATTCGCGCGACGGGGGCGTCCGGTTCTCGGCCGAGCAGACCCGGGCCGAGGTGGCCGCGCTCGGCGGGGCCGCCGCCGAGGAGCTGGCGCGGCGGGGCGGCGCGGTGCCGGTGCTGCGGCTCGCGTGGCCGGTCGATTCGCCGCCGCCGGCCGGGTTCGAGACCGAGGTCCGGCTGCCGGTGCGGCCGGACGCGGTCGAGCACGTCCGCGCGCTGCTCGCCGACGTCGAGCCGACGCTGCTGTTCGCGTTCCCGGGGCTGACCCGGGTGGAGATCGTGCTCGACGGCGTCGAGCGGGTGATCGAGCGGGTCGGGGCGGCCGAGCACACGGTGTCGCTGGCGTCGGACGGTGCGGTCACGACGTGGCTGGTCGCCACGGCCGACGGCGAGGTTCCGCCGGAGTTGCTGGCCGAGCGTCCGCTCGAGGAGCGGGCCGCGCTGGCCCACTACTCCACGCTCGCGGCCGTTCCGCTCGACCGGGGCGCGTGGGTCGGGGAGACCGTGCTGCACGCGCCGTCGCCTACCGACGAGCCGCTCTCGTTGCCGGTGCACCTGGCCGCGACGTTCCCGCTCGAGGTGTCCCGGCGCCGGGTGGCCCCGGGTGCGCTCACCGACTGGCTGGCCGCTCGGGCCGCCGATACCGTGGTCGCGCTGCTCGTCGCGGCGCCGCCGAGCGTGGAGGCCCTGGCGTTGGTGCCGCGGCCGGGTCTCGGCCGGGCCCCGGTGGACGCCGCGATCTGTTCGCTGGTGTTGTCCGGCCTCCGCGAGACCCCGTTCCTCCCGCTCGAGAACGTCCCGGACGAATCCTCGGTCTCCGGCCTGCCGTGGACCGACGACGACCTCGGTTTACTGGCCGACACCTTCGCCGCGGCCTTCGGCACGGCGCAGCCGCCCGCGGCCGCCGCGAGTACCTCCGACGCGAGTACCTCCGACGCGGGGAGCGCAGGCGGTGCGTCCTGGGAGCGGGTGACGCCCGCGCGTGCCGTCACGCTCGTCCCCGAGCTGGCCGGGTCCGCGAGCGAGTTGGTGGCGGCGCTGGCCGGCGTCGTGCCGGGGTTGCTGCCCGCCGACTGGGCCGGCCGCGCGGCCGCACCGGCGCTCGACGCGCTCGGCGTGCGCCGGCTCGGCGTGGCCGACGTCGTCGAGGCCGTGGCCGGTCTCGACCGCCCGGCGGCCTGGTGGGGCGACCTGTACCACGCCTTGGAGCCGTCGAGCCGCGACCTGGACGCGCTCTCCGCGCTGCCGGTGCCGCTCACCGACGGACGAACCGTCACCGGTGTGCGCGGCACCCTGCTGCCCGGCCCCGACCTGGCCGCGCTGGCCCCCGCCACGCTCGAGCCCCTCGGCCTGCGCGTCGTCCACCCCGACGCGGTCGGCAGCGACCTGCTGATCCGTCTGGGCGCGCGCCCGGCCACCGTCGCCACGATCCTCGCCGACGAGCGCGTCCGGGCCGCCGTCGCCGACTCGATCGAGGCCGACGATCCGGAGCCCCTCGCGAACGCGATCCTCACGCTCGTCACCGCGGCCGGCGTCCGCCCCGGCGAGGAGCCGTGGCTGGCCGAGCTCGCGCTCCCGGCCGACGACGACTGGTACCCGGCCGGCGAACTCGTGGTGCCCGGCTCCGCGCTGGTTCGCGTTCTGGCCGGCATGGACACCGACGACGCCCCGTTCGGCGTCGTCGACGAGGACTTCGCGAACGACGTGCTCGCCGCCCACGGCCCCGACGCCCTGCCCGCGATCGGCTGTCTGACCACGTTCACCGTCCTCGAGGCCGACGACCTCGACCTCGTCGACCTCATGGACCTGGACGCCGACGACGCCGACCTCGACCTCGACGGCCTGGCCGAGTGGGTCGACGCCGCGGTGGACACGATCGACCCGACCGGCACGGTCGGCGCACCGCCCGGCACCCGCGTCGAGCGGTTCCGGGCGATCCGCGACCTCGACCTGGTCGACGCCGACCAGTGGCCGGCCGCGCTCGAACTGCTGGCCTCCGGGCCGCCGCGCGAGGTGCTCGACGCCCCGGCGTACGCGGTCACCCCCGACGGCACCCGGATCGAGATCCAGAGTTACAGCCGCTGGTGGCTCGCGCGCGAACCCGTGCTGGACGGGCGTGCACCGGGTGAGCTCCGCACGCCGGACGCGGTCGATCTGGACGGGCTCTACGACGTCGCCCCGGACGACGTCGACACCGCGTTGCTCCCGCTGCTGGGGTGCCGCACCGGCCTGCTCGACGCGATCGCGGCCGACCCGGGTGACCTGCTGCACCGGTTGGCCGACGCCGATCGCACGGCGGCGCCGTGGATCGTGCCGCTGGTCTACGCGCGGATCGCCGAGGCGCTGGCCGGGGCGCGTGTTCCGGCTCCGGCCCGCGTGCGGGTGGCCCCGGACGCCGTGGCCGACACCGACCAGGTCGCGATCCTCGACCAGCCCTGGCGCGTCGACGCGCTCGACGGCCGGGCACCGATCCTCGGTGGCGACGACCCGGTCTCGGTCGCCGAGCTGCTCGACGTTCCACTGGTGTCGGAGTTGTGA
- a CDS encoding TolB family protein yields the protein MRFLRTLVALAVTVCVALLAVAIAGYGSSQNMDGDAKAPAEVFEPFGWQASVPKSAPGPATVLVSGDGWGLQGPVYDKVAVVAESGVYRVLRYKVDVEAGENVLLSPDGSMVADAEPHQIVGPSGSPTTPPKSSEPEVWVTDLTTGRSTRSTVPGNGTARPIAWSPDGRKLLVQVGSAPEHGPWVGGDLNLLDLESGDVRRLAGLGSRLVHRAHLAAFSPDGRKVAAQVGDDLQVIDLVNRTTRTLTRLGTDRRLAGIGAWNPGGDRIAVLTLSGCTRLCTRAALGDRTWQIDEIDANSGSSSGGGFDRLTGSAVRVLGRTDDGELAVVRYRPSDDLSSDTNGVLSVDGDEVDETDYAAVEDVELLGLDASGDRRTLIDLPPGSRHVDVAADLVAADRFDGRSSRPMPFPAPFWVTALVILLLVLVLWFALKVRRRARA from the coding sequence GTGAGGTTCTTACGCACGCTGGTGGCGTTGGCCGTCACCGTGTGCGTGGCGCTGCTGGCGGTCGCGATCGCCGGCTACGGCAGCAGCCAGAACATGGACGGCGACGCGAAGGCCCCGGCCGAGGTGTTCGAGCCCTTCGGCTGGCAGGCGAGCGTCCCCAAGTCCGCCCCGGGACCGGCGACGGTTCTGGTCAGCGGCGACGGGTGGGGCCTGCAGGGGCCGGTGTACGACAAGGTCGCGGTCGTCGCCGAGTCGGGCGTCTACCGGGTGCTGCGGTACAAGGTCGACGTCGAAGCGGGCGAGAACGTCCTGCTCTCCCCGGACGGCAGCATGGTCGCCGACGCCGAACCCCACCAGATCGTCGGTCCCTCCGGTTCCCCCACGACCCCGCCGAAGAGCAGCGAACCGGAGGTCTGGGTCACCGACCTCACGACCGGGAGGTCGACCCGGTCGACCGTGCCCGGCAACGGCACCGCGCGCCCGATCGCCTGGTCGCCGGACGGGCGGAAACTGCTCGTCCAGGTGGGGTCGGCGCCGGAGCACGGACCGTGGGTGGGCGGTGACCTGAACCTGCTCGACCTGGAGAGCGGCGACGTCCGCCGCCTGGCCGGCCTCGGCTCCCGGCTCGTGCACCGGGCGCACCTGGCGGCGTTCTCGCCGGACGGGCGGAAGGTCGCGGCCCAGGTCGGGGACGACTTGCAGGTGATCGACCTGGTCAACCGCACCACCCGGACGCTGACGCGGCTCGGTACGGACCGCCGGTTGGCCGGTATCGGCGCGTGGAACCCTGGCGGTGACCGGATCGCGGTGCTGACGCTCTCCGGCTGCACGAGGCTCTGCACACGAGCCGCGCTCGGCGACCGGACCTGGCAGATCGACGAGATCGACGCGAACTCGGGCTCCTCGTCCGGCGGCGGGTTCGACCGGCTCACCGGGTCCGCGGTGCGTGTGCTCGGCCGGACCGACGACGGTGAACTCGCGGTCGTGCGCTACCGCCCCTCCGACGACCTGAGCAGCGACACCAACGGCGTGCTCAGCGTCGACGGCGACGAGGTGGACGAGACCGACTACGCGGCCGTCGAGGACGTCGAACTGCTCGGCCTCGACGCGTCCGGCGACCGTCGGACGCTCATCGACCTCCCGCCCGGTTCGCGCCACGTCGACGTCGCCGCGGACCTGGTGGCCGCGGACCGCTTCGACGGCCGGTCCTCGCGCCCGATGCCGTTCCCGGCGCCGTTCTGGGTCACCGCGCTCGTGATCCTGCTGCTGGTACTGGTGCTCTGGTTCGCGCTGAAGGTCCGGCGCCGGGCCCGGGCCTAA
- a CDS encoding type II toxin-antitoxin system VapB family antitoxin, whose product MIFKAVRDGKPYPEHGLSLREWARIPPRQVRLDQLVTTKRELALDKLLAEDSTFYGDLFPHVVEFDGALYLEDGLHRALRAALQQRTTMHVRVLLYEPASDTPVSA is encoded by the coding sequence GTGATCTTCAAGGCGGTCCGGGACGGGAAACCGTACCCCGAGCACGGTCTGTCACTACGCGAGTGGGCGCGGATCCCGCCCCGGCAGGTACGCCTCGACCAACTGGTGACGACCAAGCGCGAACTGGCGCTGGACAAGTTGCTCGCCGAGGACTCGACGTTCTACGGCGATCTGTTCCCGCACGTGGTCGAGTTCGACGGCGCCCTCTACCTGGAGGACGGCCTGCACCGGGCACTGCGCGCCGCACTGCAGCAGCGCACGACGATGCACGTCCGCGTGCTGCTGTACGAACCCGCTTCCGACACACCGGTCTCGGCTTAG
- a CDS encoding cryptochrome/photolyase family protein translates to MPNTVFWFRRDLRLIDNPALLEAVSAAGDDGVRALFVLDPVPFRASGGPRTSHLARSLRALDDALGGALLIRHGDPVTEVPRAAAEIDADEVYIAADYGPYGSRRDQRVEKALLDAGATLHRTGSPYAVAPGRVRKPDGTPYRVFTPFSKAWRTHGWRGPVDAPKKVSWLPAKDGDGFPDVPDLPDVELPEAGEDAARERLAAFLDEKVRHYKSDRNRPDHDGTSRLSVHLKYGELHPRTILAELAKHRGEGADTFRNEICWRDFYADVMFHRPESVWESLDQRVGSIETDSGKQADERFEAWAAGRTGFPIVDAGMRQLLSVGWMHNRVRMITASFLVKDLHLPWQRGAAHFLDLLVDGDYASNNHGWQWVAGTGTDAAPYIRVFNPVTQGKKFDPDGGYVRRWVPELAEVSGAAVHEPWTLETQPEGYPEPIVDHAAERKETLDRFERVRR, encoded by the coding sequence ATGCCGAACACCGTCTTCTGGTTCCGCCGTGACCTGCGCCTCATCGACAATCCGGCGCTGCTCGAAGCCGTCAGCGCGGCCGGCGACGACGGGGTGCGCGCCCTGTTCGTGCTGGATCCGGTGCCGTTCCGGGCGTCGGGTGGCCCTCGGACGAGCCACTTGGCACGCTCGCTGCGCGCGTTGGACGATGCGCTCGGCGGAGCGCTGCTGATCCGGCACGGCGACCCGGTGACCGAGGTTCCCCGAGCGGCGGCCGAGATCGACGCCGACGAGGTCTACATCGCTGCCGACTACGGTCCGTACGGTTCCCGGCGGGACCAGCGGGTGGAGAAAGCGTTGCTCGACGCCGGTGCGACGCTGCACCGCACGGGCTCGCCGTACGCGGTCGCGCCGGGGCGGGTCCGCAAGCCCGACGGCACCCCGTACCGGGTCTTCACGCCGTTCTCCAAGGCGTGGCGGACGCACGGCTGGCGTGGCCCGGTGGACGCGCCGAAGAAGGTCTCCTGGCTCCCGGCGAAGGACGGCGACGGGTTCCCCGACGTACCCGACCTGCCGGACGTCGAGTTGCCCGAGGCCGGTGAGGACGCCGCCCGCGAGCGTCTCGCCGCGTTTCTCGACGAGAAGGTGCGCCACTACAAGTCCGATCGCAACCGCCCGGACCACGACGGCACATCCCGGCTGTCGGTGCACCTGAAGTACGGGGAGCTGCATCCGCGGACGATCCTCGCCGAGCTGGCGAAGCACCGGGGAGAGGGCGCGGACACGTTCCGCAACGAGATCTGCTGGCGCGACTTCTACGCCGACGTGATGTTCCACCGCCCGGAGAGCGTCTGGGAATCGCTCGACCAGCGGGTCGGCAGCATCGAGACCGACTCCGGCAAACAGGCCGACGAGCGCTTCGAGGCGTGGGCGGCCGGACGCACCGGCTTCCCGATCGTCGACGCCGGGATGCGTCAGCTGCTCAGCGTCGGCTGGATGCACAACCGGGTGCGGATGATCACCGCGTCGTTCCTGGTGAAGGACCTGCACCTGCCCTGGCAACGGGGCGCGGCGCACTTCCTCGACCTGCTCGTCGACGGCGACTACGCCAGCAACAACCACGGCTGGCAGTGGGTCGCGGGCACCGGCACCGACGCCGCTCCCTACATCCGGGTGTTCAACCCGGTGACGCAGGGCAAGAAGTTCGATCCCGACGGCGGGTACGTCCGCCGGTGGGTACCGGAGCTGGCCGAGGTGTCCGGTGCGGCCGTCCACGAACCGTGGACGCTGGAGACGCAGCCCGAGGGCTACCCCGAGCCGATCGTCGACCACGCGGCCGAGCGCAAGGAGACGCTCGACCGCTTCGAGCGCGTCCGGCGTTGA
- a CDS encoding aldose 1-epimerase family protein, translated as MTARWNTPSGHQWTIEAGTQRVTLVEVGGGLREYTVNGRDVLASYPADAMASKGVGQILAPWPNRIRDGKYTFDGQEHKLGWDETDKRTAIHGLVRWELWDRLDHTPTAVTLARTVQPRPGYPFALVLRVTYSLGKDGLKVEHQAINVGPTAAPFGLGVHPFLTLGGDALDTATLTLPAGKRILVDDRLLPTGELADVDGTEWDYREGRKIGSASLDTPFVVTERGSDGIAVSELVDADGRGGQLWQDSSFGWVQAYNGIGPGGEANRAVAVEPMTCPPDAFNSGEGLITLQPGERWTGAWGVRPV; from the coding sequence ATGACGGCGCGGTGGAACACCCCGTCCGGCCATCAGTGGACGATCGAAGCGGGCACCCAGCGCGTGACGCTCGTCGAAGTCGGTGGCGGGCTCCGCGAGTACACGGTGAACGGACGAGACGTCCTGGCGAGTTACCCGGCTGACGCGATGGCGTCGAAGGGCGTCGGGCAGATCCTGGCGCCGTGGCCGAACCGGATCAGAGACGGCAAGTACACGTTCGACGGCCAGGAGCACAAGCTCGGCTGGGACGAGACCGACAAGCGGACCGCGATCCACGGCCTGGTCCGCTGGGAGCTGTGGGACCGGCTGGACCACACGCCGACCGCGGTGACGCTGGCTCGGACCGTCCAGCCGCGACCGGGCTACCCGTTCGCGCTCGTGCTGCGTGTGACGTACTCGCTGGGCAAGGACGGGCTGAAGGTCGAGCACCAGGCGATAAACGTCGGACCGACGGCGGCGCCGTTCGGCCTCGGCGTCCACCCGTTCCTGACGCTCGGCGGCGACGCGCTCGACACGGCGACGCTGACGTTGCCGGCCGGGAAGCGGATCCTGGTCGACGACCGGCTGCTGCCCACCGGGGAGCTGGCCGACGTGGACGGCACCGAATGGGACTACCGGGAGGGCCGCAAGATCGGCTCGGCGTCGCTGGACACGCCGTTCGTCGTCACCGAGCGGGGCTCGGACGGCATCGCGGTCAGCGAACTCGTCGACGCCGACGGGCGCGGCGGGCAGCTCTGGCAGGACTCGTCGTTCGGCTGGGTGCAGGCCTACAACGGCATCGGGCCCGGCGGCGAGGCCAACCGCGCCGTCGCCGTCGAACCGATGACCTGTCCCCCGGACGCGTTCAACTCCGGCGAGGGCCTGATCACCCTCCAGCCGGGTGAGCGCTGGACCGGCGCCTGGGGCGTCCGGCCGGTCTGA
- a CDS encoding UdgX family uracil-DNA binding protein (This protein belongs to the uracil DNA glycosylase superfamily, members of which act in excision repair of DNA. However, it belongs more specifically to UdgX branch, whose founding member was found to bind uracil in DNA (where it does not belong), without cleaving it, appears to promote DNA repair by a pathway involving RecA, rather than base excision.) — MDASTLIPAQADLPALKSAAARCTACELFEPATQTVFGSGNPQAKVLLVGEQPGDVEDQRGVPFVGPAGKLLQRAVAEAGFGPGAVYVTNAVKHFRFELRGKRRIHQTPQPEHIRACNPWVAAEIAAVRPRIVVCLGATAVKALLGSTYRVTKDRGALMPYTGPGAEPETRALITIHPSAILRMPDDAREQGYADLVADLAVVAAAVA, encoded by the coding sequence ATGGACGCCAGCACTCTCATCCCCGCCCAAGCCGACCTTCCGGCGCTCAAGTCGGCCGCGGCCCGATGCACGGCCTGCGAGCTGTTCGAGCCGGCCACCCAGACCGTGTTCGGCAGCGGCAATCCGCAGGCGAAAGTGCTGCTCGTCGGGGAACAACCAGGTGATGTGGAGGACCAGCGCGGGGTGCCGTTCGTCGGCCCGGCGGGCAAGCTACTCCAGCGCGCGGTGGCGGAGGCCGGATTCGGTCCGGGTGCGGTGTACGTCACGAACGCGGTGAAGCATTTCCGGTTCGAGCTCCGCGGCAAGCGGCGGATCCACCAGACGCCCCAGCCCGAGCACATCCGCGCCTGCAACCCGTGGGTGGCGGCGGAGATCGCGGCCGTGCGCCCGCGGATCGTCGTCTGCCTCGGCGCGACCGCGGTGAAGGCGCTCCTCGGGTCGACGTACCGCGTCACGAAGGACCGGGGAGCGCTGATGCCCTACACCGGTCCGGGCGCGGAGCCGGAGACGAGAGCGCTGATCACGATTCACCCGTCGGCGATCCTGCGGATGCCCGACGACGCCAGGGAGCAGGGGTACGCGGACCTCGTCGCCGACCTGGCCGTGGTGGCCGCGGCTGTGGCGTAA
- a CDS encoding zinc-binding dehydrogenase, which translates to MSDYAIRLGATGGPEVLRAEAVELPPPGPDEVRIRQTAIDLSHDDVLVRTGSVPAELPTGLGSSAVGVVEAAGSRADVAVGERVAYATVPFGAYATVRNVPAEALVPLPDTIGDEDAAAVLARGLLVWALIRRVHRVEAGETVVFHAAADGVGLIAGQWLSHLGARPIGTVGAADEVRLAIENGYDEIVLDRFDDLAARARELTDGVGVPVVYDPLGVSTVASSTAALGPHGLLVSSGPRLTTHLPDATALRAASAEVLDLVVRGVVRPNLRQRFDLADAGKAQEALESRALVGATVLLP; encoded by the coding sequence GTGTCCGATTACGCGATTCGATTAGGCGCCACCGGCGGCCCGGAGGTCTTGCGGGCCGAAGCGGTCGAGCTGCCGCCGCCCGGCCCCGACGAGGTCCGGATCCGGCAGACCGCGATCGACCTGAGCCACGACGACGTCCTGGTCCGCACCGGCTCGGTACCGGCCGAGCTGCCCACCGGCCTCGGCAGCTCCGCGGTCGGCGTCGTCGAGGCCGCCGGGAGCCGGGCCGACGTCGCCGTCGGGGAGCGGGTCGCGTACGCGACCGTGCCGTTCGGGGCCTACGCGACGGTCCGCAACGTGCCGGCCGAAGCGCTGGTGCCGCTCCCGGACACGATCGGCGACGAGGACGCCGCTGCGGTGCTCGCACGAGGCCTGCTGGTCTGGGCGCTGATCCGCCGGGTGCACCGCGTCGAGGCCGGGGAGACCGTGGTGTTCCACGCCGCGGCCGACGGCGTGGGGCTGATCGCGGGGCAGTGGCTGAGCCATCTGGGCGCGCGGCCGATCGGCACCGTCGGCGCCGCCGACGAGGTGCGGCTCGCGATCGAGAACGGGTACGACGAGATCGTTCTCGACCGCTTCGACGACCTGGCCGCGCGGGCCCGTGAGCTCACGGATGGGGTCGGGGTGCCGGTCGTCTACGACCCGCTCGGCGTCTCGACGGTCGCGAGCTCGACCGCGGCGCTGGGTCCGCACGGCCTGCTGGTGTCGTCCGGTCCGCGGCTCACCACCCATCTTCCGGACGCCACGGCGCTGCGCGCGGCGTCGGCGGAGGTGCTCGACCTGGTCGTCCGCGGGGTGGTCCGGCCGAATCTGCGGCAGCGGTTCGACCTCGCCGACGCCGGGAAGGCCCAGGAAGCACTGGAGTCGCGCGCCCTGGTCGGCGCTACGGTTCTTCTACCCTGA